Proteins from one Parasteatoda tepidariorum isolate YZ-2023 chromosome 4, CAS_Ptep_4.0, whole genome shotgun sequence genomic window:
- the LOC107436539 gene encoding mid1-interacting protein 1-B — protein MERPRRLSYAGFVKPPQQKSRRVSDARHSGINSQSTCMTIKSGAASIESSEAKSSLMLKESSRYEMNLNRPTRRTSRPSRGDDSFTCSQQSVLSAMDRFVKAINNMDSTVLVPSRLQDMEVSNENSKFSKCLPSGLNNADVYRFYTMLKEVKTELLWGPTSLATPEVSLPCSGRSSPSNSSRVMKHIRQPSDDSLGSTGFPSDQETDSDIESVVTDRDSIEDQSSVPPGNHLATAFRHHLLGLHTILNELADSADYLSSRYQEEIEAASA, from the coding sequence AAGACACAGTGGAATTAATTCTCAATCAACGTGCATGACTATAAAGAGCGGTGCGGCTTCTATCGAATCATCCGAAGCTAAGTCTTCTTTAATGTTAAAGGAATCCAGTAGATACGAGATGAATTTAAACCGCCCCACACGTCGTACTAGCCGGCCAAGTCGGGGAGATGATTCTTTTACTTGTTCTCAACAGTCAGTTCTTAGCGCTATGGACCGATTTGTGAAAGCCATAAACAACATGGATTCAACAGTCTTGGTGCCTTCTCGATTACAGGATATGGAAGTAAGCAAcgaaaatagtaaattttctaaatgcTTACCGTCTGGCCTTAATAACGCAGATGTATATAGATTCTACACCATGTTAAAAGAAGTGAAAACTGAACTTTTGTGGGGACCTACTTCGTTGGCTACCCCTGAAGTATCCCTTCCTTGCAGTGGTAGATCATCTCCCAGTAACAGCAGTAGAGTTATGAAACATATCCGTCAGCCATCAGATGACAGTTTGGGTAGCACAGGTTTTCCCTCAGATCAAGAAACTGACAGTGATATTGAAAGTGTTGTGACTGATCGGGACAGTATTGAAGATCAATCATCAGTTCCTCCTGGTAATCACCTAGCTACTGCTTTTCGGCATCACCTTCTAGGACTGCAcacaattttgaatgaattagcAGATTCAGCAGACTATTTGTCTTCCAGGTACCAGGAGGAAATCGAAGCAGCCTCTGCGTAA